A region of the Candidatus Saccharimonadia bacterium genome:
GGTTCAGCGAGTCGAAGTGGTCGAGTATACTGACGCCATATGCTCATGGGCATGGGGGTCCGAACCGAAGCTGCGGCTGCTCCGCTGGCGCTACGAGGGCCGTTGCGACTGGCGGCTGGTGATGGGCGGCCTGGTCGGCGATCGCACGAAAACCCCCGGATGGGATCCGGTGGCTCACATTCCGCACCCCCTCGGATACTGACCCACGCATTTTCCAGGGTGCGCATTTTTAGCACAGCAGTGCCCCGCAGTGTTATGTTTTCGTCGTATGAGAGGAGATGAACCGAGCGCCTTCCCCCCTGGAGAGTGATATGGGTCTCATTCTACCACCAAAGATCGAAGTATACCAAGTCCAACATCTGCCCATCGTGAAGGCCTATGCTGACAAGATTGGCTTGGTAGAGGTGATCAACCAGTTGGTGTCAACCGAGATGGCCATCGATCCAGGGACCATTGTGCTTGGCATGATCCTCGATACCTTGAGTGGACGCAGTCCGCTGTACCGCTTGGAGGAGGTCTTTGCCCAGCAAGACACGGCACTGCTTTTGGGCAAGGCCGTCGCGCCGGAGGCCTTTAATGACGACACAGTCGGGCGTGTCCTCGATCGCCTCTACGAGATCGGCACGATGAAGCTCTTCACCGCCTGCGCTGTGCGTGCCGATCAGGTGTTTGGGTTGGACAAGCGGTACGTGCACTTTGATACGACGTCGGTCAGCGTCTATGGGGAGTATCTACCGCCTGCAGACCCACAAGACCAGCAGAAGCAGGCGGTGCCCTTTACGATTACGCATGGCGATAGCAAGGCCAAGCGGCCGGATCTGAAGCAGTTCGTCTTCTCGACCCTGTGTGTGGAGCGTGCCGTACCCATCTGGGGCAAACCGCACGATGGCCATGCCTCGGATAAAACCGTGAACAACACCCTCTTGTCGAACATCGCGACGTTCCTGGCGCAGCATGGGGTGGCGCCAGGAGCCTACATCTACGTGGCCGATGCGGCGCTGGTGACGGAGGCGAATCTGACGGCGCTCGGCGACACCTTGTTCATCAGCCGCTTACCAGCCACCTATAACGAATGCGGACGTCTCATCGCCGAGGCCGTGGCACACAACACGTGGGAAGAGCTCGGGGTCATCGCCCACACGCAGCCGACGCAGCACCGTCCTGCTACTTCCTATAAAGCCTATGAAAGCGAGGTCACGCTCTACGGGACCCCCTATCGGGCGGTGGTCCTCCACTCCAGCGCGCAGGACAAACGGCGGGAGAAGCGGCTGGAACGTGCGCTCCAGGCGTCGTATAGTACCCTGCAGGCTACCGCGCGCACCGCAGAGCAGCAGGCGTATTTCTGCCGCGCCGATGCGGAAGCCGCGGCGGCGCAGTGGCGCGCCGTGCACACGGCCTATCATCTCCTCGATGTCGCCGTGGAGGAACGGCCCCAGTATGGCCGGGGCCGGCCAAGCACCACCAAGCCGCGCGCCGTCAAAGTCATGCGGTATGGGCTCAAGGCTACCGTCAGCGCCCAGAGCGAGCGCATTGCCCGCATGTATGAAGAGGCGGGCTGCT
Encoded here:
- a CDS encoding DsbA family protein: VQRVEVVEYTDAICSWAWGSEPKLRLLRWRYEGRCDWRLVMGGLVGDRTKTPGWDPVAHIPHPLGY
- a CDS encoding IS1634 family transposase; protein product: MGLILPPKIEVYQVQHLPIVKAYADKIGLVEVINQLVSTEMAIDPGTIVLGMILDTLSGRSPLYRLEEVFAQQDTALLLGKAVAPEAFNDDTVGRVLDRLYEIGTMKLFTACAVRADQVFGLDKRYVHFDTTSVSVYGEYLPPADPQDQQKQAVPFTITHGDSKAKRPDLKQFVFSTLCVERAVPIWGKPHDGHASDKTVNNTLLSNIATFLAQHGVAPGAYIYVADAALVTEANLTALGDTLFISRLPATYNECGRLIAEAVAHNTWEELGVIAHTQPTQHRPATSYKAYESEVTLYGTPYRAVVLHSSAQDKRREKRLERALQASYSTLQATARTAEQQAYFCRADAEAAAAQWRAVHTAYHLLDVAVEERPQYGRGRPSTTKPRAVKVMRYGLKATVSAQSERIARMYEEAGCFVLLTNVPTAGDLAHSARDVLTVYKEQHGTEQNYGFLKDPVIVNSLYLKKPERIEVLGLVCLLALLIWRLMERTMRTYVDTTSIPLPGWDKKATERPTSFMMVTKFAGVTVVKLGHQRQLARPLSAVQQQYLTALDVPTSCFTGPQSG